The sequence AGGAACCACAATGTTATTTCGGGGAATATGTAAGGAAGCCAAGCCGTTTGAAACATTAAGAATTATTTTGACACATAGGGCAAtattgcacatttttttttttaatacaagataaaaattctattctaatataatctaagtgtatatatgtgtgaagcttcCTTTAGGAGAGTTGAATCCCGACCCCTgccccccacacctcacaaaCACTTAAATTCGTGGAATGACTATCACGCCAAGAATGCATGGTAGTAATATAGCACAATGTTAGTTTCTAACATTTAGGGGTTAATTATCATTTTAGACACATAGGGAAAATGTTAGAAACTAAAATGGTaattaacccccccccccccttttttttttcttgaatgacATCcaactatatatacatatgttgATAAAAGGATAGAAGTCATTAGTGATTAGACTatagttttgttttcttttaaaattttttggaaccATGGACTATAATAAGACTTCTCATATAATTTTCTTAACATTcgagaattttaaattttatccttcAATTCCTGCCAATTAATAGAATacaacatctttctcaaaaaaaaaaaaaaatagaatacaaCATAAATGactgaaaacaattttttggaCGTATCACAGACATTATTCAAAGCATCTTGACTGTAAAATTACTTCAACAAATGAATGTTTCTTGAAAGACCAAATCCAAGTCACTTTCCTTTTTACGAGTCCTTAGAGattgaatataaaaattttccaaactaTGAACAAGTAGGCAAATTAGCTGGAGGTGGCAGAATGCTTGATTCCGCGGTGGTTCCATTCTTCACAATGAGGACCGTGTCCATACCCCAGCTTGCGTGCCTTTCCAAATGACAGTGCATAAACCACACCCCTGACAAATAGATATCATTCATGTTATCCAAAAAGTGGTACACTAATTGTATtttgagagaaggagagagagagagattacctGGATTATTAGCAAAAAATCTAATGGCAGCCCATCCATTCTTAGGAACTCCAATGGTGTTAACTTCTGGTGGATCATTCAGATTGTAAGTACTTGGGGAAGAGGTAGCATTGAAATTTCCATAACCTGTCCCAACCAAATAGAAGCTAAAACCATGTAGATGCATTGGGTGATTCTCTGCATTCCCAACGTTTGTCCCTTGGAACACTATTTCCACTGCTTCCCCATAATTTATCAACCTTGCCTTTGTTCCTTGGCTTGGGTATAACGTATTATTACCCACATCTCCTGTGAAGTTAAAAATATAGGGTGGCTGACTCGGGAAATCACTTCCGAAAACGCCTGTCAAGCTCCTGTGTATAGTTTTGAAAATTAGTGTACGTTTGGtacatgtatttaaaaatatgtgtagataaaaaagtatttgaaaatacttaattataatatttttttaaaactgaaaacatatattTGAGTTGCTATACCAATCGGAGCTAAGTAATTCTCATTAACAATCTTAAGTTACaaacattttttattctaaataaaaaaaaaaaaccagaaaaaaaaaattgtaatcattttataatttaatgataCTTGCACATTCTCCTAGAAGCGTGATTTATGGGACTAGATGCTATTCTATTATTTGCTATAAAAGAAAAGTGATTTCTATAGCTCCTCGTAAcgataacaataacaataagaaatataatttgtttttatttttttcttattattattagtacTTTTGCATATAATCATTTCACGctaaagcaaataaaatataaaaggtCCCTACAAATTACAATACCTCCATAGATTTATTATATTAGTTTTCTCACTTAAATCCAAATACATACATGATTATGTATATTAATTactaaaacacaaatattattttcttttataaagataattaaatttaatatagtaAAATATTGAATTTAACTTGGAAACTTAATTtactatatctaagttttagaaataatttaatatatcatatttttaatgCTTGGACTATAAGCCTTCTTGGTAAAAGATTTTGTTAAgcaaaaaagggaagagagaaaaaataaaatagagtggTGTAGTACCTGTAGTATGCTTGTAGTATATCAATGGATGGGGTCACAAAACTTACGTTATTTAAGCTTGCAGCTAGCCTATTACCACTTGGACCCCCACACGACGCATTAGCACAAAGTATTTGGTTTACAGAAACTGCGATGAAAATTTGTGTGGTGATATTTTTGGGCACATTAATTGGGTGTTCAGCACTTGCCAAAGATCTTATGCGAGTTGTGAAGTTGTCTGCAGCATCCTGATCTGTGACATTAGGAAGGGTCGGATAGGGAATAGAGGATGGAAGTGTATAATTGCCTGTGTACTCAAGAATAGCTGATGTATTGGTACTATCATATGGAGCATTGGAGTCAAAGAAAGGAGTAGCAGCCATGTAATAGTGACTTGGAGATTGGTTTGCTGTGAGCAAAATATCCATTGTTTGCCCTGGGGTTATCATGATGTAACTTGTGGTTACAGGCTTTATGTATGCACCATCATGCGCCACAACTGTGAAATTGTGTTTGGCGATTCCAAAGAACATTTCTTCATTCATCACTGCGTTTACTAGACGGAGAAGATATGTTTTTCCAT is a genomic window of Quercus lobata isolate SW786 chromosome 2, ValleyOak3.0 Primary Assembly, whole genome shotgun sequence containing:
- the LOC115956764 gene encoding laccase-15-like; amino-acid sequence: MGLKNMSLILGFLGFVFLQGLLVCTAYNVHHYSFIVKNTFFERLCSNKTMLTVNNGFPGPTIHVRKGDRAYVNVHNEASYGVTIHWHGVKQPRNPWSDGPENITQCPIKPGKNFTYEVIFSDEEGTLWWHAHSDWTRATVHGAIVILPEANTTYPFPEPAAEQILILGEWFKGDVKEIIDNATATGGDPTVSDAYAINGQPGFPNNCSNDTSYKLTVEYGKTYLLRLVNAVMNEEMFFGIAKHNFTVVAHDGAYIKPVTTSYIMITPGQTMDILLTANQSPSHYYMAATPFFDSNAPYDSTNTSAILEYTGNYTLPSSIPYPTLPNVTDQDAADNFTTRIRSLASAEHPINVPKNITTQIFIAVSVNQILCANASCGGPSGNRLAASLNNVSFVTPSIDILQAYYRSLTGVFGSDFPSQPPYIFNFTGDVGNNTLYPSQGTKARLINYGEAVEIVFQGTNVGNAENHPMHLHGFSFYLVGTGYGNFNATSSPSTYNLNDPPEVNTIGVPKNGWAAIRFFANNPGVWFMHCHLERHASWGMDTVLIVKNGTTAESSILPPPANLPTCS